One genomic window of Struthio camelus isolate bStrCam1 chromosome 1, bStrCam1.hap1, whole genome shotgun sequence includes the following:
- the SETD4 gene encoding SET domain-containing protein 4 isoform X1, whose amino-acid sequence MKKNRGRTGRRRRRKRLQSFMDGVNCSHKLEYITLKKWLKDRGFEDSNLRPAEFWDTGRGLMTTKALQAGELVISLPEKCLLTTGTVLTSCLGEYIKKWKPPVSPLIALCTFLIAEKHAGEKSLWKPYLDVLPKTYTCPVCLEQDVVSLLPEPLRKKAQEQRTVVRELYVSSKAFFSSLQPLFVENTEALFNYSALEWAWCTINTRTVYMKHSQKACFSLEPDVYALAPYLDLLNHSPNVQVEAAFNEQTKRYEIRTDSQCKKYEEVFICYGPHDNQRLLLEYGFVAVDNPHSSVYVSSDTLLRYFPPLDSQRNAKLSILKDHDFLENLTFGWDGPSWRLLTALKLLSLGEDEFTCWKRALLGDVISARNEERALNVAEKICLFLIEETQQALLQISQLKRDKENLKTNLALVEILRLEELKILQKSAEILCNLETATA is encoded by the exons atgaagaaaaacagaggTCGGACAGGtcgaaggagaagaagaaaacgcTTGCAGAGTTTTATGGATGGAG tcAACTGTAGTCACAAGCTGGAATATATTACACTTAAGAAGTGGCTGAAAGACAGAGGATTTGAAGACAGTAATTTAAGGCCAGCAGAGTTCTGGG aTACGGGAAGAGGACTGATGACAACAAAAGCCCTTCAG GCAGGGGAACTGGTTATCTCATTGCCTGAAAAATGCTTACTTACCACAGGCACTGTACTTACTAGCTGCTTAGGAGAATACATTAAAAA atgGAAGCCTCCTGTATCTCCTTTGATAGCACTCTGCACGTTTTTAATAGCAGAGAAGCATGCTGGTGAGAAATCTCTGTGGAAGCCGTATCTCGATGTTTTACCCAAGACATACACTTGCCCTGTGTGTTTGGAGCAAGATGTAGTAAGCCTTCTTCCTGAACCTTTAAGAAAGAAAGCTCAGGAGCAGAGAACAGTGGTCCGTGAGTTGTACGTGTCTTCGAaggcttttttctcttccctgcagcCATTGTTTGTTGAGAACACAGAGGCTCTTTTTAACTACAGTGCCCTGGAGTGGGCTTGGTGCACTATTAATACCAGAACGGTGTACATGAAACATTCACAGAAGGCATGTTTCTCTCTTGAGCCAGATGTTTATGCTTTGGCACCATATTTAGATCTGCTAAACCACAGCCCAAATGTTCAG GTAGAGGCTGCATTTAATGAGCAGACCAAAAGGTATGAAATTAGGACAGATTCACAGTGCAAGAAATACGAAGAAGTGTTTATCTGCTATGGGCCTCATGATAACCAGCGACTCCTCCTAGAATATGGATTTGTTGCCGTTGATAACCCACACAGCAGTGTTTATGTCTCATCAG ATACTCTCCTCAGATATTTTCCACCACTGGACAGCCAGAGAAATGCGAAACTTTCCATTCTAAAGGATCATGATTTTTTAGA aAACTTGACCTTTGGATGGGATGGACCATCTTGGAGACTCCTTACAGCCCTCAAATTACTAAGTCTTGGAGAAGATGAATT TACTTGCTGGAAGAGAGCGCTGCTTGGTGATGTAATTTCAGCCAGAAACGAAGAGCGGGCTTTGAATGTAGCAgaaaaaatatgcctttttttaatagaagagacACAGCAAGCCCTTCTCCAG ATTTCCCAGTTGAAAAGGGACAAAGAGAACCTTAAAACCAACCTGGCTTTGGTAGAAATACTACGCTTGGAAGAACTGAAGATTCTACAAAAATCAGCAGAGATTCTGTGCAATTTGGAAACAGCAACAGCTTGA
- the SETD4 gene encoding SET domain-containing protein 4 isoform X2, translating into MKKNRGRTGRRRRRKRLQSFMDGVNCSHKLEYITLKKWLKDRGFEDSNLRPAEFWDTGRGLMTTKALQAGELVISLPEKCLLTTGTVLTSCLGEYIKKWKPPVSPLIALCTFLIAEKHAGEKSLWKPYLDVLPKTYTCPVCLEQDVPLFVENTEALFNYSALEWAWCTINTRTVYMKHSQKACFSLEPDVYALAPYLDLLNHSPNVQVEAAFNEQTKRYEIRTDSQCKKYEEVFICYGPHDNQRLLLEYGFVAVDNPHSSVYVSSDTLLRYFPPLDSQRNAKLSILKDHDFLENLTFGWDGPSWRLLTALKLLSLGEDEFTCWKRALLGDVISARNEERALNVAEKICLFLIEETQQALLQISQLKRDKENLKTNLALVEILRLEELKILQKSAEILCNLETATA; encoded by the exons atgaagaaaaacagaggTCGGACAGGtcgaaggagaagaagaaaacgcTTGCAGAGTTTTATGGATGGAG tcAACTGTAGTCACAAGCTGGAATATATTACACTTAAGAAGTGGCTGAAAGACAGAGGATTTGAAGACAGTAATTTAAGGCCAGCAGAGTTCTGGG aTACGGGAAGAGGACTGATGACAACAAAAGCCCTTCAG GCAGGGGAACTGGTTATCTCATTGCCTGAAAAATGCTTACTTACCACAGGCACTGTACTTACTAGCTGCTTAGGAGAATACATTAAAAA atgGAAGCCTCCTGTATCTCCTTTGATAGCACTCTGCACGTTTTTAATAGCAGAGAAGCATGCTGGTGAGAAATCTCTGTGGAAGCCGTATCTCGATGTTTTACCCAAGACATACACTTGCCCTGTGTGTTTGGAGCAAGATGTA cCATTGTTTGTTGAGAACACAGAGGCTCTTTTTAACTACAGTGCCCTGGAGTGGGCTTGGTGCACTATTAATACCAGAACGGTGTACATGAAACATTCACAGAAGGCATGTTTCTCTCTTGAGCCAGATGTTTATGCTTTGGCACCATATTTAGATCTGCTAAACCACAGCCCAAATGTTCAG GTAGAGGCTGCATTTAATGAGCAGACCAAAAGGTATGAAATTAGGACAGATTCACAGTGCAAGAAATACGAAGAAGTGTTTATCTGCTATGGGCCTCATGATAACCAGCGACTCCTCCTAGAATATGGATTTGTTGCCGTTGATAACCCACACAGCAGTGTTTATGTCTCATCAG ATACTCTCCTCAGATATTTTCCACCACTGGACAGCCAGAGAAATGCGAAACTTTCCATTCTAAAGGATCATGATTTTTTAGA aAACTTGACCTTTGGATGGGATGGACCATCTTGGAGACTCCTTACAGCCCTCAAATTACTAAGTCTTGGAGAAGATGAATT TACTTGCTGGAAGAGAGCGCTGCTTGGTGATGTAATTTCAGCCAGAAACGAAGAGCGGGCTTTGAATGTAGCAgaaaaaatatgcctttttttaatagaagagacACAGCAAGCCCTTCTCCAG ATTTCCCAGTTGAAAAGGGACAAAGAGAACCTTAAAACCAACCTGGCTTTGGTAGAAATACTACGCTTGGAAGAACTGAAGATTCTACAAAAATCAGCAGAGATTCTGTGCAATTTGGAAACAGCAACAGCTTGA
- the SETD4 gene encoding SET domain-containing protein 4 isoform X3, which translates to MKKNRGRTGRRRRRKRLQSFMDGVNCSHKLEYITLKKWLKDRGFEDSNLRPAEFWDTGRGLMTTKALQAGELVISLPEKCLLTTGTVLTSCLGEYIKKWKPPVSPLIALCTFLIAEKHAGEKSLWKPYLDVLPKTYTCPVCLEQDVVSLLPEPLRKKAQEQRTVVRELYVSSKAFFSSLQPLFVENTEALFNYSALEWAWCTINTRTVYMKHSQKACFSLEPDVYALAPYLDLLNHSPNVQVEAAFNEQTKRYEIRTDSQCKKYEEVFICYGPHDNQRLLLEYGFVAVDNPHSSVYVSSDTLLRYFPPLDSQRNAKLSILKDHDFLENLTFGWDGPSWRLLTALKLLSLGEDEFTCWKRALLGDVISARNEERALNVAEKICLFLIEETQQALLQFY; encoded by the exons atgaagaaaaacagaggTCGGACAGGtcgaaggagaagaagaaaacgcTTGCAGAGTTTTATGGATGGAG tcAACTGTAGTCACAAGCTGGAATATATTACACTTAAGAAGTGGCTGAAAGACAGAGGATTTGAAGACAGTAATTTAAGGCCAGCAGAGTTCTGGG aTACGGGAAGAGGACTGATGACAACAAAAGCCCTTCAG GCAGGGGAACTGGTTATCTCATTGCCTGAAAAATGCTTACTTACCACAGGCACTGTACTTACTAGCTGCTTAGGAGAATACATTAAAAA atgGAAGCCTCCTGTATCTCCTTTGATAGCACTCTGCACGTTTTTAATAGCAGAGAAGCATGCTGGTGAGAAATCTCTGTGGAAGCCGTATCTCGATGTTTTACCCAAGACATACACTTGCCCTGTGTGTTTGGAGCAAGATGTAGTAAGCCTTCTTCCTGAACCTTTAAGAAAGAAAGCTCAGGAGCAGAGAACAGTGGTCCGTGAGTTGTACGTGTCTTCGAaggcttttttctcttccctgcagcCATTGTTTGTTGAGAACACAGAGGCTCTTTTTAACTACAGTGCCCTGGAGTGGGCTTGGTGCACTATTAATACCAGAACGGTGTACATGAAACATTCACAGAAGGCATGTTTCTCTCTTGAGCCAGATGTTTATGCTTTGGCACCATATTTAGATCTGCTAAACCACAGCCCAAATGTTCAG GTAGAGGCTGCATTTAATGAGCAGACCAAAAGGTATGAAATTAGGACAGATTCACAGTGCAAGAAATACGAAGAAGTGTTTATCTGCTATGGGCCTCATGATAACCAGCGACTCCTCCTAGAATATGGATTTGTTGCCGTTGATAACCCACACAGCAGTGTTTATGTCTCATCAG ATACTCTCCTCAGATATTTTCCACCACTGGACAGCCAGAGAAATGCGAAACTTTCCATTCTAAAGGATCATGATTTTTTAGA aAACTTGACCTTTGGATGGGATGGACCATCTTGGAGACTCCTTACAGCCCTCAAATTACTAAGTCTTGGAGAAGATGAATT TACTTGCTGGAAGAGAGCGCTGCTTGGTGATGTAATTTCAGCCAGAAACGAAGAGCGGGCTTTGAATGTAGCAgaaaaaatatgcctttttttaatagaagagacACAGCAAGCCCTTCTCCAG TTTTATTAA